One segment of Dolichospermum sp. DET69 DNA contains the following:
- a CDS encoding Uma2 family endonuclease: MIVSPEIYITPEQYLELEEKSPIKHEYINGYIYAMAGALDPHVTIALNTAMLLRNHLRGSGCRVYISDMKARIESLNRFYYPDVMVTCDQKDQATPGYKRFPCLIIEVLSNSTQSFDRGDKFADYQKLDTLQEYVLINAKKQKIECFRRQNDGLWLLQNYTEEQTAFNFQSINFEGKIAELYEDVSFDLLS, encoded by the coding sequence ATGATTGTTTCACCCGAAATCTATATTACCCCAGAACAATACTTGGAACTGGAAGAAAAAAGCCCCATTAAACACGAATATATTAATGGTTATATTTACGCAATGGCTGGCGCACTTGATCCTCATGTGACTATAGCTCTAAATACAGCAATGCTACTGCGGAATCATCTCCGTGGGTCTGGTTGTCGTGTTTATATTTCTGATATGAAAGCCCGAATTGAATCTTTAAATCGTTTTTATTATCCTGACGTGATGGTTACTTGCGACCAAAAAGATCAAGCAACACCTGGATATAAAAGATTTCCCTGTTTAATTATTGAAGTGCTTTCTAATTCTACCCAAAGTTTCGATAGAGGCGATAAATTTGCAGATTATCAAAAACTAGATACTTTACAAGAATATGTTTTAATTAATGCTAAAAAGCAAAAGATTGAATGTTTCCGTCGCCAAAATGATGGACTATGGCTATTACAAAATTATACAGAAGAACAAACAGCTTTTAATTTCCAAAGCATTAATTTTGAAGGTAAAATAGCTGAATTATACGAAGATGTGAGTTTTGATTTACTTTCCTAA
- a CDS encoding creatininase family protein: MLLHLSTWPEVETYLQKSQGIILPIGSTEQHGPTGLIGTDAICAESISKGVGEATQAMVGPTINVGMALHHTAFPGTISLRPSTLILVVKDYLTCLTKAGFTKFYFINGHGGNIATLKAAFSETYAHLEDLQIPNFAKVQCQIANWFMGGSVYKLAKELYGDQEGSHATPSEVAVTQYIYPEAIKKAYLSPEIAGGHKIYSAVDFRSRYPDGRMGSNPDLATPEHGKQFYDLSVEELSKGYLEFVKAE; the protein is encoded by the coding sequence ATGCTCTTACATTTAAGCACTTGGCCGGAAGTTGAAACTTATCTACAAAAATCTCAAGGAATAATTTTACCAATTGGTTCGACAGAACAACATGGACCAACTGGTTTAATTGGGACTGATGCAATTTGTGCAGAATCTATATCAAAAGGTGTAGGTGAAGCAACACAAGCAATGGTAGGACCAACAATTAATGTAGGAATGGCACTACATCATACTGCCTTTCCAGGCACAATTAGTTTGCGTCCTAGCACCTTAATTTTAGTAGTAAAAGATTATCTCACTTGTTTAACAAAAGCTGGTTTTACCAAGTTCTATTTTATCAATGGACATGGGGGAAATATCGCTACCCTCAAAGCTGCTTTTTCTGAAACTTATGCTCATTTAGAAGATTTACAAATTCCCAATTTTGCAAAAGTACAATGTCAAATTGCTAATTGGTTTATGGGTGGTTCTGTGTACAAACTTGCCAAAGAATTGTATGGTGATCAAGAAGGTTCTCATGCTACTCCTAGTGAAGTAGCAGTTACTCAATATATTTATCCAGAAGCAATTAAAAAAGCCTATCTTTCTCCAGAAATTGCTGGTGGACATAAAATTTATAGTGCTGTTGATTTTCGTTCCCGTTATCCAGATGGCCGCATGGGTTCAAATCCAGATTTAGCAACTCCCGAACATGGTAAACAGTTTTATGATTTGTCTGTAGAAGAATTGAGTAAAGGATATTTGGAATTTGTGAAAGCCGAGTAA
- a CDS encoding DUF2839 domain-containing protein has protein sequence MGEAKRRKNSPEEYGEDTTKILPWVPITKTQAGQFVAITTRGAWIGIGMMVVAWIIIRFIGPAFHWWEIVG, from the coding sequence ATGGGTGAAGCAAAACGCCGTAAAAACTCACCAGAAGAATACGGGGAAGACACTACAAAAATATTACCTTGGGTTCCCATCACTAAAACCCAAGCTGGACAATTTGTAGCTATCACTACTCGTGGTGCTTGGATAGGCATTGGCATGATGGTTGTCGCGTGGATAATAATCCGCTTTATTGGTCCCGCTTTCCATTGGTGGGAAATTGTTGGTTAA
- a CDS encoding ATP-dependent DNA helicase, with protein MIEAEVHLSLHNFLRSQAGFPSWPHHLTMARLVARALRLGRSALIQVGAVCGHQGRYRTSFIASALMWHGSVIIVASETGQQRLLKVEIPRLQQWLPANKPIRTGDTWPSPDFQGLLLTSPEAWLKGQLADNNSFPANIPTIIDGVDDLEKWVRSQLTQTIQPQDWDHLMLAYPYEADIIREAKVQLTHELFQHPENPYHCYLISQPEIEILQRLYLALDKNNLPDAWRNFWQQFPNLEDSSAEYPLFWSTIARRQGLFSLNYAPIELGKILAPIWQRQPVVLIGSALEPETEAPLFRQRLGLEDVTCLKFAADSQGEAIQLYVPYKLPLPNTPEFQPALIHQVRTLVCLSATAPGMTVILIGDVPLKARVGAILASEFGSRVQVEKTCLDENGILITGWEFWRENQSVLPSPRLLIIATLPLPSLENPLVAGRVAHYKRSHQDWFRLYLLPTAMNELQRAIAPVRENQGIVALLDSRVVNRSYGVQILSALSPLARLNYLDPSLFSAHNEDDSA; from the coding sequence GTGATTGAAGCAGAAGTTCATTTATCATTACATAACTTCCTGCGATCGCAGGCGGGTTTCCCTTCCTGGCCACATCATTTGACAATGGCTAGATTGGTGGCACGCGCTTTGCGTTTGGGGCGTAGTGCTTTAATTCAAGTAGGGGCAGTTTGTGGACATCAAGGGCGATATCGCACCAGTTTTATCGCTTCTGCCTTAATGTGGCATGGTTCTGTAATTATTGTCGCTTCGGAAACTGGACAACAACGGTTGTTAAAGGTAGAAATTCCCCGACTACAGCAATGGCTACCAGCGAATAAGCCGATTAGAACCGGTGACACTTGGCCAAGTCCTGATTTTCAGGGTTTGCTGTTGACTTCTCCTGAAGCTTGGTTAAAAGGACAATTAGCTGATAACAATTCATTTCCTGCCAATATTCCCACAATTATTGATGGTGTTGACGATTTAGAAAAGTGGGTGCGTTCTCAGCTTACGCAAACGATTCAACCCCAAGATTGGGATCATTTAATGCTGGCTTATCCCTACGAAGCGGACATAATTCGGGAAGCTAAAGTACAACTCACTCACGAATTATTTCAGCATCCAGAAAATCCATATCACTGTTATCTAATTTCCCAGCCGGAAATTGAGATTTTACAACGTCTATATTTGGCTTTGGATAAAAATAATCTCCCAGATGCTTGGCGAAATTTTTGGCAACAATTCCCAAATCTAGAAGATTCTTCTGCCGAGTATCCCCTGTTTTGGTCTACTATTGCCCGTCGTCAAGGGTTATTTTCTTTAAATTATGCTCCCATTGAATTGGGTAAAATTCTCGCCCCCATTTGGCAACGTCAACCTGTAGTATTAATTGGTAGTGCTTTAGAACCCGAAACGGAAGCGCCTCTTTTCCGTCAACGTTTGGGTTTAGAAGATGTTACTTGCTTAAAGTTTGCCGCTGATAGTCAAGGGGAAGCAATTCAATTATATGTCCCTTATAAGTTACCTTTACCGAATACACCGGAATTTCAACCAGCCTTAATTCATCAAGTTCGCACTTTGGTCTGTTTGAGTGCAACTGCACCGGGAATGACTGTAATATTAATCGGAGATGTGCCGCTAAAGGCTAGGGTAGGGGCAATTTTAGCTTCTGAATTTGGTTCACGGGTACAGGTGGAAAAAACTTGTTTAGATGAAAACGGCATTTTGATTACTGGTTGGGAATTTTGGCGAGAAAATCAAAGTGTTTTACCATCACCCAGATTGTTAATTATTGCCACTTTACCTTTACCATCTTTAGAAAATCCTTTGGTCGCTGGTAGAGTAGCTCATTATAAGCGATCGCACCAAGACTGGTTTCGTCTGTACTTGTTACCCACAGCCATGAATGAATTACAAAGAGCGATCGCACCTGTACGCGAAAATCAAGGTATTGTCGCTTTACTAGATAGTCGTGTCGTTAACCGCAGCTATGGCGTGCAAATTCTCTCCGCTCTCAGTCCCTTAGCCCGCTTAAACTATCTTGATCCTAGTTTATTTTCTGCTCATAATGAGGATGATTCTGCTTAA
- a CDS encoding M48 family metallopeptidase translates to MPSYPGISSEAFRHPLDRQAEEALRSLPGFDLIARKFVEFVYERPQFVYLMGNSIQVGPRQYSTIYQIFRECVRDLDISGEPGLFIAQDAQVNSYALGQEHPYIVVNTGLLELLNEDELRTVLAHELGHIKCGHTILIQMAMWAMNAASVIGELTFGLGNFVSQALIYAFFEWRRKAELSADRAALLVMDDLNPVMSSMMKLSGGSNKYAHECSLQEFIQQSEKYQELNDDGLNQVYKFLLYNGAQGMMLSHPFPVERLHYLRGWAVSEEYQQIKKGNYQRSAAGSVNVTPETPDYEAETLRQEIEKLQAEINKMRK, encoded by the coding sequence ATGCCAAGTTATCCAGGAATTTCCAGCGAAGCCTTTAGACATCCATTAGATCGTCAAGCAGAGGAAGCTTTACGCAGTTTACCGGGATTTGATTTAATCGCCCGTAAGTTTGTGGAATTTGTCTATGAACGCCCTCAATTTGTCTATCTCATGGGTAACTCCATTCAAGTTGGCCCCCGCCAATATTCCACCATTTACCAGATATTCCGGGAATGTGTCCGAGATTTGGACATCAGTGGTGAACCGGGATTATTTATCGCTCAAGATGCCCAAGTTAACAGTTATGCGCTAGGACAAGAACATCCTTACATAGTTGTCAACACGGGGTTACTAGAGTTACTCAATGAAGATGAACTGCGGACGGTGTTAGCTCATGAACTGGGACATATTAAATGTGGTCATACTATTTTAATTCAAATGGCGATGTGGGCGATGAATGCCGCTTCTGTAATTGGTGAATTAACCTTTGGTTTAGGTAATTTTGTCAGTCAAGCCTTGATTTATGCCTTTTTTGAGTGGAGACGCAAAGCTGAGTTATCGGCAGATAGAGCGGCTTTATTAGTCATGGATGATTTAAACCCAGTTATGTCATCTATGATGAAACTGTCTGGAGGTAGTAACAAATATGCCCATGAATGTAGTTTACAAGAATTTATTCAGCAGTCGGAAAAATATCAGGAACTAAATGATGATGGGCTGAATCAAGTATATAAATTTCTGCTATACAATGGCGCACAAGGAATGATGCTAAGTCATCCTTTTCCGGTTGAGCGCTTACATTATTTACGCGGTTGGGCAGTATCAGAAGAATATCAGCAAATTAAAAAAGGAAACTATCAGCGTTCTGCTGCTGGCTCGGTTAATGTTACACCAGAAACACCTGATTATGAAGCGGAAACACTACGCCAAGAAATTGAAAAATTACAAGCAGAAATTAACAAAATGAGAAAATAA
- a CDS encoding AAA family ATPase, with product MTEKILEKQIDQNDGIDLEAAFQESHIQEILDKLDQELVGLKSVKNKIREMAALLLVDRIRKGLGLNAGAPSLHMTFLGNPGMGKTTVAMRMAEILYRLEYIRKENVMLVTRDDLVGQGMGQTAPKTREVLNNAMGGVLLVDEAYTLYRPDYPGDFGLEAIEILMQVMENQRDDLVVILAGYKDHMDRFFHSNPGMNSRIGLHIEFNDYGVDSLMTIAQSIVQAQNYCFSPDAEKAFREYLIKRKIMPHFANARSVRNAIDRARLRQANRLLSSGKLLNKQDLITIEAVDILASRVFREGVPDCETES from the coding sequence ATGACGGAAAAGATATTAGAAAAACAAATAGATCAAAATGATGGAATAGATTTGGAAGCAGCTTTCCAAGAATCTCATATTCAAGAAATTCTGGATAAATTAGACCAGGAGTTAGTTGGTTTAAAGTCTGTCAAAAACAAAATTAGAGAAATGGCAGCTTTATTGTTAGTTGACCGTATCCGCAAAGGTTTGGGATTAAATGCAGGTGCGCCCAGTCTACACATGACATTTTTGGGTAATCCCGGTATGGGTAAAACCACCGTAGCCATGCGAATGGCAGAAATCCTCTACCGGTTAGAATATATCCGTAAAGAAAATGTCATGTTGGTGACGCGAGATGACTTAGTTGGGCAAGGTATGGGGCAAACAGCGCCAAAAACTAGGGAAGTATTAAATAATGCCATGGGCGGAGTTTTATTAGTTGATGAGGCATATACTTTATACCGTCCAGATTATCCAGGAGATTTTGGTTTAGAAGCCATAGAAATTCTCATGCAGGTCATGGAAAATCAGCGTGATGATTTAGTCGTCATTCTGGCTGGTTATAAAGACCACATGGACAGATTTTTTCACAGTAATCCAGGGATGAATTCCCGCATTGGACTACATATTGAATTTAACGATTATGGTGTTGATAGTTTAATGACTATTGCCCAATCCATAGTTCAAGCGCAAAACTATTGCTTTAGTCCCGATGCTGAAAAAGCCTTCCGCGAATATCTAATTAAACGGAAAATTATGCCCCATTTTGCTAATGCTAGAAGTGTGCGTAATGCTATAGATAGAGCGCGTTTACGTCAAGCAAATCGTTTATTAAGCAGTGGTAAACTCTTAAACAAGCAAGATTTAATTACCATTGAAGCAGTAGATATTCTTGCTAGTCGAGTATTTAGAGAAGGTGTTCCTGATTGCGAGACAGAAAGTTGA
- a CDS encoding Uma2 family endonuclease — MYQIDPPLSPKETLPTMYDLPSEDPEEPGLPDQFHLLQPQLLADTFQPVNYPSQEIFTGSDLNLYYDLRHPSWYKRPDWFAVVGVSSLYEKRDLRLSYVVWQEAVNPYIVVELLSPGTEKEDLGKTLRDVEKPPGKWEVYEQLLRVPYYAIFDRYKSKFRMFQLNGARYTEVNLSDLRFWLPEIELGLGVWQGSYKNVEMLWLRWYDQDGNWILTPTEQERQKAEQERQKAEQERQKAEQERQKAEQERQKAEQERQKAEQERQKAEQERQKTERLIAQLRVLGVEPDLD, encoded by the coding sequence ATGTATCAAATAGACCCACCACTTTCTCCTAAAGAAACATTACCAACAATGTATGATCTTCCTAGCGAAGACCCGGAGGAACCTGGTTTGCCAGATCAATTTCATCTATTACAACCACAATTATTAGCAGACACATTCCAACCAGTAAATTATCCCAGTCAAGAGATATTTACAGGAAGTGATCTAAATCTTTACTATGATTTGCGTCATCCTTCATGGTATAAACGCCCAGATTGGTTTGCAGTTGTCGGTGTTTCATCTCTGTACGAAAAGAGGGATTTACGGTTAAGTTATGTAGTATGGCAAGAAGCAGTTAATCCTTATATTGTCGTTGAATTACTTTCACCTGGAACAGAAAAGGAAGACTTGGGAAAAACATTAAGAGATGTCGAAAAACCTCCTGGTAAATGGGAAGTTTACGAACAACTTTTAAGAGTCCCCTATTACGCCATTTTTGATCGTTATAAATCTAAATTTAGAATGTTTCAGTTAAATGGCGCTCGTTATACTGAAGTAAATTTATCAGATTTGCGTTTTTGGCTTCCCGAAATAGAATTAGGTTTAGGAGTGTGGCAAGGAAGTTATAAAAATGTGGAAATGCTTTGGTTACGTTGGTATGATCAAGACGGTAATTGGATTTTAACTCCCACAGAACAAGAAAGGCAAAAAGCTGAACAAGAACGACAAAAAGCTGAACAAGAACGACAAAAAGCTGAACAAGAACGACAAAAAGCTGAACAAGAAAGGCAAAAAGCTGAACAAGAACGACAAAAAGCTGAACAAGAAAGGCAAAAAGCTGAACAAGAACGACAAAAAACAGAAAGATTAATTGCCCAACTGCGAGTGCTTGGCGTTGAACCTGATTTAGACTAG
- a CDS encoding efflux RND transporter permease subunit has protein sequence MFVDFFIKRPVFTSVCAIIILLVGAISIPTLPTAQYPEISPTQIIVSSNYVGASAEIVESTVTTILERQINGVEGIKYMTSSSSNDGSSIITVTFDASKDKDIAAVDVQNRVTSAEPQLPDSVKQTGVTVSKQSNNILLAMGLYSDNKALDNIFLSNYADLYLVDSLKRIKGVSEARIFGERRYAMRLWLDPNKLASRNLTTGDVINALNEQNLQIGAGQIGQQPAVDGQMYQIDLRAVSRLTEVEEFDNLVIKTAADSSLIKLKDVGRAELGAQNYSSFLRFKGNEGVGLGIFPTPGSNVLDVANLVKKEMARLSQSFPPGMKYQVAFDTTTIVEESLAEVVKTLLEAIALVILVIFIFLQDWRTTLIPVITIPLSLVGTFAFVKAFGFSVNTLTMFGLTLATGMVVDDAIIVVENISRLIQEKGMSPREAASVSMQELFGAVIATSLVLMAVFVPVAFFPGSTGQIYKQFALTIAFSIAISTFLALTLTPSLSALLLRQRPAPKGIIGWVFGRINWFLEAMRGGYERSLKFLTKIKAIVVLAFIGLLGFTAWLYMTVPTAFLPDEDQGYFITIIQGPEGSSLKYTSKVMSEVEAKILKLPEVTGTFAIGGFGFSGSTANSGIIFTTLKSWDERKQPNQSVQAIIGNLRKSFSGITEARVFPVNPPAIRGLGSFSGFQFQLQDIAGTNSLNSMLQTVGQFMMQGNKTPGLQAVFSTFTANTPQILIEVDRNKAKSLQVAIDDIFKTLQTYLGSRYVNDFNFLSRTYRVYIQADAQFRSNPDDIGLLNVRSATNQMIPLSSLVKLTPTTGAQTINHYNLFRSIEINGSPAPGASSGQATLAMEQLAKKILPTSMGYEWSGITAEEKQSGGQAPIIFGLGLLFVFLVLAAQYENYVDPLIIMLSVPLAIMGALASQSLRGLNNDVFCQVGLVMLIGLASKNAILIVEFANQLQEQGLSITKAAVEAAQGRLRPILMTAFSTLLGIFPLATATGAGAASRQSLGTAVFGGMFVATFLSLFIVPILYIIVGTIRQRLQPINKYPHS, from the coding sequence ATGTTTGTTGACTTTTTTATTAAGCGACCTGTATTTACTAGTGTCTGCGCTATTATCATTTTGCTAGTCGGGGCAATCAGTATTCCCACATTACCCACAGCCCAGTATCCAGAAATTAGTCCCACGCAGATTATTGTCAGTTCTAATTATGTTGGCGCTAGTGCGGAAATTGTCGAAAGTACCGTAACAACCATTTTAGAGCGGCAAATTAACGGTGTTGAAGGCATTAAATATATGACTTCGAGCAGTAGTAATGATGGTAGTAGCATAATTACTGTGACATTTGATGCCTCAAAGGATAAGGATATTGCTGCTGTTGACGTGCAAAATCGCGTTACCTCCGCTGAACCCCAATTACCAGATAGTGTCAAGCAAACGGGAGTGACTGTGAGTAAACAGTCTAATAACATTCTGTTAGCGATGGGTTTATACAGTGACAACAAAGCCTTAGATAATATCTTTTTAAGTAATTATGCAGATTTATATTTAGTAGACTCCCTCAAACGCATCAAAGGTGTCAGTGAAGCGCGGATTTTTGGTGAACGCCGCTATGCAATGCGGCTATGGCTTGACCCCAATAAACTGGCTAGTCGGAATTTAACTACTGGTGATGTAATTAATGCCCTTAATGAACAAAATTTACAGATAGGTGCGGGGCAAATTGGACAACAGCCAGCCGTAGATGGTCAAATGTATCAAATTGATTTGAGGGCAGTTAGTAGGCTGACAGAAGTTGAGGAATTTGATAATTTAGTCATTAAAACTGCTGCTGACAGTAGTTTGATTAAGTTAAAAGATGTGGGAAGAGCAGAACTAGGCGCTCAAAACTATAGCTCATTTCTTCGCTTTAAGGGTAATGAAGGTGTAGGGTTAGGGATATTTCCGACACCGGGAAGTAATGTTTTAGACGTTGCTAATTTAGTCAAAAAGGAAATGGCGCGATTGTCCCAAAGCTTTCCTCCAGGGATGAAATATCAAGTGGCATTTGACACCACTACCATTGTAGAAGAATCTCTGGCAGAAGTAGTAAAAACTCTCTTAGAAGCGATCGCTCTGGTAATTCTTGTCATCTTTATCTTCTTACAAGATTGGCGCACAACGTTAATTCCGGTTATCACCATTCCTCTATCTTTAGTTGGGACTTTTGCCTTTGTCAAAGCCTTTGGATTTTCTGTCAACACCTTAACCATGTTTGGTTTAACCCTAGCAACGGGAATGGTAGTTGATGACGCAATTATTGTAGTGGAAAATATCTCCCGCTTAATCCAAGAAAAAGGAATGTCACCTCGTGAAGCGGCTTCAGTCTCCATGCAAGAGCTATTTGGGGCTGTAATTGCGACTTCATTGGTATTAATGGCAGTATTTGTCCCTGTCGCCTTTTTCCCTGGTTCAACGGGACAAATTTACAAACAATTTGCGCTGACAATTGCCTTTTCTATTGCCATTTCCACATTTTTGGCTCTCACCCTCACACCGTCTCTTTCTGCCTTGTTATTAAGGCAAAGACCCGCACCTAAAGGGATTATTGGTTGGGTATTTGGGAGAATTAACTGGTTTTTAGAAGCCATGCGTGGGGGATATGAAAGATCTTTAAAATTTTTGACAAAAATTAAAGCAATAGTTGTTCTCGCATTTATTGGTTTATTGGGTTTCACAGCTTGGCTTTATATGACTGTACCCACAGCATTTCTTCCCGACGAAGACCAAGGTTATTTCATCACCATTATCCAAGGTCCAGAAGGTTCTTCACTCAAATACACCAGTAAAGTTATGAGTGAAGTAGAAGCCAAAATTCTCAAATTACCCGAAGTTACAGGTACTTTTGCCATTGGTGGTTTTGGTTTTAGTGGTAGTACCGCTAACAGTGGCATAATTTTTACAACCCTCAAATCCTGGGATGAACGGAAACAACCCAATCAATCTGTACAAGCCATTATTGGTAATTTAAGAAAAAGCTTTTCAGGAATTACCGAAGCCAGAGTTTTCCCAGTGAATCCCCCCGCAATTCGCGGTTTAGGTAGTTTTAGTGGTTTCCAATTCCAGTTACAAGATATAGCAGGAACAAACAGCTTAAATTCGATGCTGCAAACGGTTGGACAGTTCATGATGCAGGGTAATAAAACCCCCGGACTGCAAGCTGTATTTAGCACTTTTACAGCCAATACACCACAAATTTTAATTGAAGTTGACCGCAATAAAGCTAAATCTCTGCAAGTTGCCATTGACGATATTTTTAAAACCCTACAAACTTACTTAGGTTCACGATATGTCAATGATTTTAATTTCCTGTCTCGCACATATCGAGTATATATCCAAGCAGATGCTCAGTTTCGCTCTAACCCTGATGATATCGGTTTATTAAATGTGCGTTCTGCAACTAATCAGATGATTCCTTTGAGTAGTTTAGTGAAATTAACTCCCACAACAGGAGCGCAAACTATCAATCACTACAACTTATTTCGTTCCATTGAAATTAACGGTTCTCCTGCTCCTGGTGCTAGTTCTGGACAAGCAACCCTGGCTATGGAACAACTAGCTAAAAAGATATTACCCACAAGTATGGGATATGAATGGTCAGGTATTACTGCTGAGGAAAAACAATCTGGTGGACAAGCACCAATCATTTTTGGTTTGGGATTACTTTTCGTCTTTTTGGTCTTAGCTGCTCAATATGAAAATTATGTTGATCCTTTAATTATTATGCTTTCAGTTCCTTTAGCGATTATGGGAGCTTTAGCATCACAATCATTAAGAGGTTTAAATAATGATGTATTTTGCCAAGTAGGGTTAGTAATGTTAATAGGTTTAGCTAGTAAAAATGCGATTTTAATTGTGGAATTTGCTAACCAATTACAAGAGCAAGGTTTATCAATTACTAAAGCCGCAGTAGAAGCAGCACAAGGTCGTTTACGTCCCATTCTCATGACGGCTTTTTCTACTTTGTTGGGGATTTTTCCCCTCGCAACTGCCACAGGAGCAGGTGCAGCAAGTCGTCAATCTCTGGGTACTGCTGTATTTGGGGGAATGTTTGTGGCGACTTTTTTGAGTTTATTTATTGTCCCCATTCTCTACATCATCGTTGGTACAATTCGTCAGCGTTTGCAACCTATTAATAAGTATCCGCATTCATAA
- a CDS encoding efflux RND transporter periplasmic adaptor subunit, which translates to MTLPEPQTDVKKISPSLPKSRRWPRLLLAALLLIGGVSGIAWKLLTPEKPNPAVANAPPPGVKVKLSPVQTGTVEDSTEYIASLESRRSVNLQPRIQGQVSQIFVKSGDSVTPGTAILQIDSRQQQAAVSSLSAAGQGSQAQLENVRATLKSLQAERLANIADVRLNQQDYNRYSELAAQGAVSRQTQDLYANKLATAKAQLGAIDSRIQAQIATISQVQKSLQQADANIRQQQVQLQYYKITAPFAGTVGDIPVKVGDFVNTSTPLATITQNQPLEVKIPVPLEKGTQLRQGLPVELINAQGQIIANTSVFFISPNITNNSQSILVKTLYNNSNGLLRANQIIRAKVIWNQRSGVVVPTTAISRIAGETFVFVAKTEKSPQGVSQLIAKQKQVKLGNIRGNDYQVIEGLQQDEKLIISGIQNLRDGLPVIPEN; encoded by the coding sequence ATGACATTACCTGAGCCTCAAACTGATGTTAAAAAAATTTCTCCGTCTCTCCCTAAATCAAGACGGTGGCCGCGCTTACTATTAGCTGCACTATTATTGATTGGGGGTGTGAGTGGAATTGCTTGGAAATTGCTAACTCCTGAAAAACCAAATCCAGCAGTGGCTAATGCTCCACCTCCAGGAGTTAAAGTTAAACTATCACCAGTACAAACAGGTACAGTCGAAGATAGTACAGAATATATAGCCAGTTTGGAATCTCGGCGTTCAGTCAATCTTCAACCCAGAATTCAAGGTCAAGTTTCGCAAATATTCGTCAAGTCAGGAGATTCAGTTACCCCTGGTACTGCAATTCTGCAAATAGATTCTCGACAACAACAAGCCGCAGTTAGTAGTTTATCTGCTGCTGGTCAAGGTTCACAAGCGCAATTAGAAAATGTTCGCGCTACCCTGAAATCTTTGCAAGCAGAACGGTTAGCAAATATTGCAGATGTCCGCTTAAACCAACAAGATTATAATCGCTATTCTGAATTAGCCGCACAAGGGGCTGTATCGCGTCAAACTCAAGATTTATATGCCAACAAACTGGCTACAGCAAAAGCCCAACTAGGGGCGATAGATTCCCGCATTCAAGCGCAAATAGCTACCATATCCCAGGTACAAAAATCCTTACAACAAGCTGATGCTAATATTAGACAACAACAAGTTCAACTTCAATATTATAAAATTACTGCTCCCTTTGCGGGAACTGTTGGTGATATTCCCGTTAAAGTTGGTGATTTTGTCAATACTTCCACACCATTAGCTACTATTACCCAAAACCAACCTTTAGAAGTTAAAATTCCTGTTCCCTTGGAAAAAGGCACGCAATTGCGCCAAGGATTACCAGTGGAATTAATTAACGCCCAAGGTCAAATCATTGCTAATACTAGCGTATTCTTTATTTCTCCCAATATCACAAATAACTCTCAATCAATATTAGTTAAAACCCTTTACAACAACTCCAACGGACTACTACGAGCAAATCAAATAATTCGGGCTAAAGTAATTTGGAATCAACGTTCTGGGGTAGTAGTTCCGACTACAGCCATATCTCGCATAGCTGGAGAAACCTTTGTATTTGTCGCCAAAACAGAAAAATCTCCTCAAGGTGTTTCTCAATTAATAGCTAAACAAAAACAAGTAAAGTTAGGCAATATTAGAGGTAATGATTACCAAGTGATTGAAGGATTACAACAAGATGAAAAACTGATTATTTCGGGAATCCAAAATCTCAGAGATGGACTTCCAGTAATTCCTGAGAATTAG